In Candidatus Promineifilum breve, one genomic interval encodes:
- a CDS encoding helicase C-terminal domain-containing protein, which translates to MTTTYVAVDVETTGLDPGRDAIIEVAAITFRGADVLDEFASLVNPLVDIPPFISQLTTITDAMVADAPTLHTLRPKLRAKLGDNVLIGHNVDFDLGFLRAAQLAFGNRRIDTLTLASILVPEAGRFSLGALADHLNFPSNGGNHRALNDAEQTVELFLALQERALALSLVQLEEIVEAGRRLGWPETLFFEEALAERALHAFERGELRGRGQLQRLYIPPKVEGSSLTPAEKPAPLDVDALTALISPGGRFDRAFPGFEHRPQQVDMLSTVAGAFNEGRHVLVEAGTGTGKSLGYLLPAAFWATANGRRVVISTNTINLQDQLVDKDIPALQETLRLDVRAAIRKGRSNYICTRLFQQMRRAGPGSADEMALYARILLWLPHSQTGDVGEIALRTPGERLAWSKINGENPTCTSDQCAAENCPLHIARRRAEMAHLVIVNHSLLLADLRSSGLVLPEYADLIIDEAHHLEAAVTDGLSFRADRRSLEAILVEVTRPKAGLVGNTQARIAAVAAAEISQTVDAIADRMRTEAQTATMRTEEFFMTLDFFLRGQERERSQFAAQIRLTPAVRTQPDYHLIEESWTDLSRLYAVIAKGFQKLAQTVADLSHKAGIEGEDELRAALTSNGQLLEEARLNIDALVLKPDAGMIYWAEQFKDTISLHAAPLHVGPLVEQHIFQSKETVVLTSATLRTAGYGRAESTFDYLRDRLHAHDADELAVGSPFDYKNSTLLYLVTDIPEPNQPGYQRMLEAAIVDTATALGGRTLVLFTANNHLSQTATAIESTLTARNITTLAQTQGMSRQQLLEQFRREGSRTVLLGTRSFWEGVDVPGPALTALIIAKLPFDVPSDPIFAARSETYESPFFEYSIPEAVLRFRQGFGRLIRRGSDEGVVLVLDKRLLTKRYGGMFLEALPGCTVLRQRADRIEELIGRWMTRDRSRKL; encoded by the coding sequence ATGACGACCACCTACGTAGCGGTTGACGTGGAGACGACCGGCCTCGATCCGGGGCGCGATGCCATCATTGAAGTCGCGGCCATCACCTTTCGCGGGGCCGACGTGCTGGACGAGTTCGCCTCGCTGGTCAACCCGCTGGTGGACATCCCGCCCTTCATCAGCCAACTGACGACCATCACCGACGCCATGGTGGCCGACGCGCCGACGCTCCACACCCTGCGGCCGAAGCTGCGCGCCAAACTGGGCGACAACGTGCTCATCGGCCACAACGTCGATTTCGACCTCGGCTTCCTGCGCGCGGCGCAACTGGCCTTCGGCAACCGGCGCATCGACACCCTCACGCTGGCGTCGATCCTGGTGCCGGAAGCAGGCCGCTTCAGCCTGGGGGCGCTGGCCGATCATCTCAACTTTCCCAGCAACGGCGGCAACCACCGCGCCCTGAACGACGCCGAGCAGACGGTGGAGCTATTTCTGGCCCTGCAGGAGCGGGCGCTGGCCCTGTCGCTCGTCCAGTTGGAAGAGATCGTCGAGGCGGGCCGCCGGTTGGGCTGGCCGGAGACGCTATTCTTCGAGGAAGCATTGGCCGAGCGCGCCCTTCATGCCTTCGAGAGAGGCGAATTGCGCGGGCGCGGCCAGCTACAACGCCTCTACATTCCGCCCAAGGTGGAGGGCAGCAGCCTGACGCCCGCGGAGAAACCCGCGCCGCTCGACGTGGATGCGCTGACGGCGCTCATAAGCCCCGGCGGCCGCTTCGACCGCGCCTTTCCCGGCTTTGAGCACCGGCCGCAACAGGTGGACATGCTCAGTACCGTGGCCGGGGCGTTCAACGAGGGGCGGCACGTACTGGTGGAGGCGGGCACGGGCACGGGCAAGAGCCTCGGCTATCTGTTGCCGGCCGCCTTCTGGGCCACGGCCAACGGCCGGCGCGTCGTCATCTCCACCAACACCATCAACCTGCAAGACCAACTGGTCGATAAGGACATCCCCGCGCTCCAGGAGACATTGCGCCTCGACGTACGCGCCGCCATTCGCAAGGGGCGCAGCAACTACATCTGCACCCGCCTGTTCCAGCAAATGCGCCGCGCCGGGCCGGGCAGCGCCGACGAGATGGCCCTCTATGCTCGTATCCTGCTCTGGCTGCCCCATTCCCAGACCGGCGACGTGGGCGAGATCGCCCTGCGCACACCCGGCGAGCGGCTGGCCTGGAGCAAGATCAACGGCGAAAACCCGACCTGCACCTCCGACCAGTGCGCCGCCGAGAATTGCCCGCTCCACATTGCCCGCCGCCGGGCCGAGATGGCCCATCTGGTCATCGTCAACCATTCGCTGCTGCTGGCCGACCTGCGCTCGTCGGGGCTGGTGCTGCCGGAATACGCCGACCTGATCATCGACGAGGCCCACCACCTGGAGGCGGCCGTCACCGATGGCCTCAGCTTCCGCGCCGACCGCCGCTCGCTGGAGGCGATCCTGGTGGAGGTGACCCGGCCGAAAGCCGGGTTGGTGGGCAACACCCAGGCGCGCATCGCCGCCGTGGCCGCGGCCGAGATCAGCCAGACGGTGGACGCCATCGCCGACCGTATGCGGACCGAAGCCCAGACGGCCACCATGCGCACCGAGGAGTTCTTTATGACCCTCGATTTCTTCCTGCGCGGCCAGGAGCGCGAGCGCAGCCAGTTCGCCGCGCAGATTCGCCTGACGCCGGCCGTGCGCACCCAGCCCGACTATCATCTGATCGAGGAAAGCTGGACCGACCTGAGCCGGCTCTATGCCGTCATCGCCAAGGGCTTCCAGAAGCTGGCCCAGACCGTGGCCGATTTGTCGCACAAGGCGGGCATCGAGGGCGAGGACGAATTGCGCGCGGCGCTGACCAGCAACGGCCAACTGCTGGAGGAGGCGCGGCTCAACATCGACGCGCTGGTGCTGAAGCCGGACGCGGGGATGATCTATTGGGCCGAGCAGTTTAAGGACACGATCTCGCTCCACGCCGCGCCGCTCCACGTGGGGCCGCTGGTGGAGCAGCACATCTTCCAGAGCAAGGAGACGGTGGTGCTGACCTCGGCCACGCTGCGCACCGCCGGCTATGGGCGGGCCGAATCGACGTTCGACTATCTGCGCGACCGGCTGCACGCCCACGACGCCGACGAACTGGCCGTCGGCTCGCCGTTCGATTACAAGAACTCGACCCTGCTCTATCTGGTGACCGACATCCCCGAGCCGAACCAGCCCGGTTACCAGCGGATGCTGGAGGCGGCCATCGTGGACACGGCCACGGCGCTGGGCGGCCGGACGCTGGTGCTCTTCACGGCCAACAACCACCTGAGCCAGACGGCGACGGCCATCGAAAGCACACTGACGGCGCGCAATATCACCACGCTGGCCCAGACGCAGGGCATGTCGCGCCAGCAGCTACTGGAGCAGTTCCGGCGCGAGGGCAGCCGGACGGTGCTGCTGGGCACGCGCTCCTTCTGGGAAGGGGTCGATGTGCCCGGCCCGGCGCTGACGGCGCTGATCATCGCCAAGCTGCCCTTCGACGTGCCCAGCGACCCGATCTTCGCTGCCCGCTCGGAGACCTACGAAAGCCCGTTCTTTGAATATTCCATCCCGGAGGCGGTGTTGCGCTTCCGGCAGGGGTTCGGCCGCCTCATTCGTCGCGGTAGCGATGAGGGGGTGGTGCTGGTGCTCGACAAGCGCCTGCTGACCAAGCGGTATGGGGGGATGTTCCTGGAGGCGCTGCCCGGCTGCACGGTGTTGCGGCAGCGGGCGGATCGGATTGAGGAGTTGATTGGGCGGTGGATGACGCGCGATCGGAGTCGGAAGTTGTAG